TACATGGCCTTCATTGAAGTGTGAAAGAATTTAAACTGGAGCAGCTTAGACTTGAGGAAGTTGAAGCAGAATCAGGCTTTGATCAAATTTAGCTTGAAAACAGTTGACTCAAAAATCAATTAAGTGTCAATGTGTCTTGAAAATATTCGGGTTCGTCGCTTGGTCATCAATCGAAGAGTGCTAAAATTGTCATCCGCGGATGCGTTGTCGTAGAGGTCAAATCAGTGCACGATCAAGGCCTGCCTAGATGACTAAGTTTTACCGCCTTGCATGCCATTTGCGAAAAGCTTAGTGTGGTTCAGTCAAGGGTTTAGCAGCTTGATTTTGAcggaaattaaatttgaattcgaGATAAACTTAACTGGAAGTAAAACtaatacaaatttcaatttcccCCAGTTTCCCAAAAGCCCGAGGATGGTCCGTACCGGGGCAAATACATCGGCAAGTTCAACTCGTACCACCACCAGGCCTCGGGTGACGTGTACGCCGTTGACGAGTACACCTTCCTGCTGACCGGGTTCAACTACGACGGCAACGGTGTGGACACCTTTTTCTGGTCCGGCGCCAGCAATCGGCCCGGGCCGCAAGGCTTCATCGTGCCGGACGAGTTTGGAAAGACAAACATCCTGGAGCGGTATTTCAACAAGGACTTTACGCTGCGTCTGCCGGACAACAAGAAAATCACCGAGGTCAAGTGGCTGGCGATCTACGACCTGAACTCGCAGAACAACTTTGCCGACGTGTACATTCCGGAGGACTTTGAACCACCGGTGCCGCAGAAGGGCGCTAGCTTGTCGCGGAACAACCAAGGCGTCGGCAGTGAGGGGATTGACATTCTGGACTCGAAGACTATCCGGATTCAGGAGTTTAGCTACAATGGGAAGGGTTCGCAGGTGCACTTTTGGGTCGGCGTTGGACCGTCGCCGTCCTCGAAGGGCAGCAAGGTGCCGGACGAGATGGGATAGTGAGTTGGGGTGGTGGGTTATGTGAGGTATTTTCGGTAAataatgaaaacattgtttttgttctaGTTTGGATCCAATTCGAGCGTACGACAAGGAAACGATTACGCTGGAGCTGCCCGGAGATATGACCAttttcgatatcgattggttCTCGGTGTACGATGTTCAGACGAAGGAAGACTTGGGTTCGATTTTGATCTCGGACGACCTGAACGTTCCTCCGTCGCTGGTAAAGGTGACCCAGCACGCCGACTCGCTGCCCAACTGCCGGCAGCTGCACAAGGACTACCGGATGTCGTGGGAGGTGTTTGGACCGCAGATCACTATTCAGCTGGCGGGAAATGTCCACGAGGATGAGTACATGGCGTTTGGGTTGAGCGGATCGGACAGCAAGAGTCAGATGCAGAACGCGGACGTAGTGGTCACGTACATCGAAGGTCATCAGGGATACGCCGTGGACTATGACGTAAGCTCGTTGGCACCGTGCGTCCAAGTCTTGGGCGAGAACAAGGGCGTTTGTAGGGACGATGTCGTTGGAGGACAGGACAGCTTCCAGTTGCACACGTTCAGCCGTGAGAACGGGATAAACACCATCACGTTCCGCCGAATGCTCATTTCACCggacaaaaacgacaaagagTTCCTGCTTGATCGTTCAATGTACATCATCTGGGCAATCGGACGTCTGGACTCCAACAACGAACCAACGTATCACGATATCTACCCCAA
This is a stretch of genomic DNA from Culex pipiens pallens isolate TS chromosome 1, TS_CPP_V2, whole genome shotgun sequence. It encodes these proteins:
- the LOC120427902 gene encoding protein Skeletor, isoforms B/C; the protein is MSQNVRRQIWLVCAILALDAVVSQKPEDGPYRGKYIGKFNSYHHQASGDVYAVDEYTFLLTGFNYDGNGVDTFFWSGASNRPGPQGFIVPDEFGKTNILERYFNKDFTLRLPDNKKITEVKWLAIYDLNSQNNFADVYIPEDFEPPVPQKGASLSRNNQGVGSEGIDILDSKTIRIQEFSYNGKGSQVHFWVGVGPSPSSKGSKVPDEMGYLDPIRAYDKETITLELPGDMTIFDIDWFSVYDVQTKEDLGSILISDDLNVPPSLVKVTQHADSLPNCRQLHKDYRMSWEVFGPQITIQLAGNVHEDEYMAFGLSGSDSKSQMQNADVVVTYIEGHQGYAVDYDVSSLAPCVQVLGENKGVCRDDVVGGQDSFQLHTFSRENGINTITFRRMLISPDKNDKEFLLDRSMYIIWAIGRLDSNNEPTYHDIYPKRDIMIAFNTSEPVNDCFSFTRSEANLKDVWEKSQIFDRSIRSFSATLGPAGGKRGYQGITGHVSNGLAWYINGLLVPELWLRRGLTYSFKVRGGNNPHSPEFYHPFVITDEPRGGFDRLSDAKQSEIRVLAGVEFTRRGRPKPTAAGPLCLARHPDNQDRRLDDNFATFKKFNRTLKWSCESGDPATLEITPNSSWPDVVYYNSFTHANMGWKIHIVDSYSASARSGVASILRLDAALVTATILMSLLGGLVSGVWSSARRL